The following proteins come from a genomic window of Astatotilapia calliptera chromosome 11, fAstCal1.2, whole genome shotgun sequence:
- the LOC113031972 gene encoding zinc finger protein 184-like: MDSEILNIEEIVMGRGLPDPPPEAPPEKPAEPYKPITLNGPPAPSVHSYQHENLQCFQCFITFCSAKAKERHMKKSHREEYKQQLQQGNTLFTCYVCNCTFLSSEELTQHQPTHSKDDKPFKCVHCKESFKTFSELRSHRRQVCPEKQMVCKDCNETFRSAGLLRAHRLTQHPRPDVETTEQPEDSTKTHRCKKCGQGFEAESELMAHQEKYPEGQQCNGSTSSVKKRGRPAKAKDPAGAEKKGKRKKKEEADINEETVKAGSTSDAMATPAEEKGKAGRAKRGRPSKVTAKSETEDKTPEDESQASAKEKKPKAEPTPPRQHPCPECDLTFPRSIQLCAYKKKKHAPRKAHPCEECEESFARPEQLDAHISRAHANGRFACPTCGESFGRERTLKANQQSHPEEKHENTSGKR; the protein is encoded by the exons ATGGACTCGGAGATCTTGAACATAGAGGAGATCGTGATGGGACGGGGCTTGCCGGATCCACCACCCGAGGCTCCCCCGGAAAAGCCGGCAGAACCATACAAACCCATCACTCTGAATGGACCTCCGGCTCCCTCGGTTCATTCCT ACCAGCATGAAAACCTGCAGTGCTTCCAATGCTTCATCACGTTCTGCAGTGCAAAAGCCAAGGAGAGACACATGAAGAAGAGCCACCGGGAGGAATACaagcagcagcttcagcag GGAAACACATTGTTCACATGCTACGTGTGCAACTGCACATTTCTGTCATCTGAGGAACTGACGCAGCATCAGCCAACACACAGCAAGGATGACAAGCCCTTcaaatgtgttcactgcaaaGAGAGCTTTAAAACGTTCTCTGAA CTCAGATCCCATAGAAGACAGGTGTGTCCAGAGAAACAGATGGTTTGTAAAGATTGCAATGAAACGTTCCGTAGTGCCGGACTGCTGCGTGCTCATCGCCTGACCCAGCATCCACGCCCAGATGTCGAGACTACAGAACAGCCAGAGGATTCTACAAAAACTCATCGCTGTAAGAAGTGCGGCCAGGGATTTGAAGCTGAATCAGAGCTGATGGCACACCAGGAGAAATACCCCGAAGGTCAGCAGTGCAACGGCAGCACTTCATCTGTCAAGAAACGCGGACGGCCTGCCAAGGCCAAAGACCCGGCAGGTGCTGAGAAAAAGGGAAAgcggaaaaagaaagaggaagcagaCATTAACGAGGAGACCGTGAAGGCCGGCAGCACATCAGACGCGATGGCAACCCCAGCGGAAGAAAAAGGGAAAGCAGGCAGAGCAAAGCGTGGCCGTCCCTCGAAGGTGACAGCAAAGTCAGAAACGGAAGATAAAACTCCCGAGGACGAGAGTCAGGCTTCAGCAAAGGAGAAGAAACCTAAAGCAGAGCCGACCCCACCCCGTCAGCACCCGTGCCCCGAGTGCGACCTCACATTCCCCCGCTCGATTCAGCTCTGCGCttacaagaagaagaagcatgCCCCACGGAAAGCCCACCCCTGCGAAGAATGTGAAGAGAGCTTTGCCCGTCCAGAGCAGCTGGATGCCCATATTTCCCGGGCGCACGCCAATGGCCGATTTGCCTGTCCGACCTGCGGGGAGAGCTTTGGCCGAGAGCGCACATTGAAAGCTAATCAGCAAAGCCACCCAGAggaaaagcatgaaaacacaAGTGGAAAAAGATGA